The stretch of DNA TATTCCTGAAATAAAACAAAGTTCCTGTTCTTCCAAATTTGCCAAAAAAGTACCCCAAACAGCAGACTTCCAACATTTGAAGAACATGAACTTTGTTTATTTCAGGAATCCAATTCAGCACAGAGGCTATCATCGCTAGTTGTTTGAGCAGGGGATCTAGTATTAAACAAGCCGCCTTATGGCGCAAATGGGCTTTACTCTCTCACCTCTGTTGGTACATTGGTGTGCTCCCCCACCTGGATGGGTAAAGGTTAACGTTGATGGGGCAATACGACTGGTCGTTAATCGGTGGGGTAATACGAGATGAAGAGGGTCTATGGATAGTGGCTTTCGGAAAGATACACGAATGGGAGGGATCCTTAATGCAGAGCTTTGGGCAGTTTTCATGGCTTGGAACTTGCATAGCGCAAAGGGTTTAAGAAAGTGGAGGTGGAAAGTGAGAATAAATAGGCAGTACAGCTGATAAATAGCTAGATGCTGTCTCTTGCTCAGCTTCAATGGTGCGACACATTTGGGAGCTTTGTGGAAGGGATTGACAAGTGTGAGTGTTGCATGTTTTGAGAGAGGTGAATTACATAGCAGATTACCTAGCCAAGTCTTCTGCACCCGATGAGTTAGATACTTGTTATTTTGATGTCCCatttgacacattaaaacattgGCTTCAGTAGGATGCGATGGGCTTTCAATATGTAAGGAGAGACTGAATGTATTCGGTTTAATGTGGAAACCCATTCTATTCttacaaacaaattaaaataaatttaaaagctttaattatgtattttaaacttgtctttagatattattattttttaactaatCTCCCTTATTAGATATACTTTGTCTTTTTGTTTTGTCTAGCACCGGTGCTAGCTTTCGTGCTAGCTATCGCCCGCCTTTTCTTTCTATCCATCAACCctctcttcattttttcttctcattcacttcATGTGTTTTCTCTCTTTTCAGTTTACAAATCTATTTAATTTGTGGGTATTTTTGTTGTCTTCGCAAGTTATGATGGACATATGACGATACCTATCATCGCTCAAACACCACCAACCATCAGCAGTTTCTTTTAGAAAGTGGGCGGCTTTTTTGTTAATTCTTAATATGTTTctgttttgagagtatttcaaaataataaatgatttcataaGTCGGTTTAGacttgtcttaagttttatatgtttcttttgtttgttttttcattGTCTAATAAGTCTtcatttttagaagtttttgtctatTCTTATAGTATGCTTTTTTAGTCTTGGTTGTGCATGTAATTTTGCTTTTGTGAGTGATTTTAGGGCTAGTTGTGTCTccgtcctctctagtttggtggaTGCTCGATTCCTTTGCTGATTTATGTTTGCTGCTTTGGACCATCCGGGACTGATTTTCTCATTGtattaagggtgggtttggatgggcgattgggtgcggtgcggtgcgtttagcttactttttgtctcacgctacagtatctaatctctcagccaccactgtttttacactaaccgcaggtaaacgcaccgcccatccaaactcaccctaagtgtTGCAATAACTCCATATATGTTATGTTCGAGTTGTGACAGAGTCAATTGTCAACGTGCCATAGTATTCTATCGATATTGAGGCTGAAGCCTTTGTTGTGTTGACGGAATTTGTCATTTACTGCCTACAACGAGTGTTTGTTATTCCCCAAATTGTATGGTCTCATTCATttgaatgaattaattaaatttatatgttttaaattataataataataataatttaaatctattttgtatacacttttattttttaaatttttgtttttaacacTACCATGTGAATAATGACCCAAAATTGACTAAGGAaagaaaaattcaatataatatgaTCGCAAATTGCAATTTACTAATccaaaacagaaaagaaaagagaagaaaagaccttctcaaaatatatttattatataatttttagatttttaaaaaatttcttttacataattataatttttataaaatatttttataatttcaaaagaataaataatgatttttcagaatttttaatattttttagaattttttattctttttagaattattgttaaaaatgttgtaaaagtaccaaattgaatgtTTTAGGTGTAGTTCAAGGATCAAATTAGATATTTACctttaaattaatatgtcatctcATTTTTCCGTTAAAGTTGTAATGGCCATTAACGGAGGAGTGATCAAAACGTTATAAGTCGATAACTTTAATGACCAAAATGTAACGTTTCATAGTTCAATAGCAAAAAaaattatagccaaattttaatcACCATTTTGTAGCTTTTACAATTCTTAAGACTTCATTTATAAAGCTTGTCTTTAAATTCTCTTATATGTTTCATTGTACCAATTTTTGAAACAAACGCCATTTAGTATACTTAAAAAATTGAGGCATTACAACTTTAAGGAAGTATATCATCGATTTTAATGTAAGAACTCTCCAAATCAAACACCTAGACTAGACCACACCTAGAgatgatcatgggttgggctccTCGGCCTGGCCCGACGGCCTGCCCGAAAAATAgaagggttcgggtaaaaatataggcccgaaatatgggtttgggcaaaaaaacgagacCCGTTTAGAAAATAGGCCGGGCCTCaggtaaaatttttttggcaCGGGCTCGGCCcgacccgaattatatattaaatatattttttttatttttaatcaaatataattttttaaaatttaatatgctattttctttttaaaatatgctattttggtgttgtaaaatttaatatagGCTGGGCTCGGGCTTAACGATTTTCTTTCGGGCCAGGCTTGAACAAATTTTTAAACCCATATTTCAAGCCCGGCCATGATCACCTCTAACCACACCCTCGTGATTCActtaaaaatttcttttaggaAAATAATGAATATGCATGGGTTtagtattttactatttttatcgaaaatgaaaataaaataaataaaactcaaatGTTTAATCATAAATATTTTACTACTTCACTTATCCTTCAGGCCGTGGGATCAATTCACAGGCCatatttatatggtaatttaaATGAGTGTGTATGTCTTTCACTCATAATGAATATAAgagataaattaatatttagtctTTGAATTTAACAAcctttttaatttggtttttgaaattttttagtcCACATTAGTCTCAATATATGAAAACTATTCTCAATTTGGTcattcttgaaaattttaaatatatataatcttaaTAAATTAGGTAATCACGTTTCAAACCTTAAGATGCCATGTCATCATACCTTAATAAAATCCAAATTCAGggatcaaattaagaaaaaaaatccaagatTCTGAGAGTAATATGAAACAAAAAGTTTCAGGGACCAGAATAAAAAAAGTGAcgaaattgaaggactaaatgTTACTTATTCCTTGATATAATTGACGTGGCGAAACTTAGATGGAGATGGCCATGCCAAGGCAATGACGTTATCCACACACTAGCTTCTATAAATACACCATCTGTCATCCCTGACTGGGTTCTTTCGACTTCTCTTTCAACTTCCAGTTTCTCAGATCAATTAGTTTTCTTTCTTTGTAGAAAAGGTGTGATCTTCAATTTAGCCATAAGATTACTAAAATTCGAAACCATAGTCACCCATTGGATTCAagattttctattttgttttcttctttttttccccgAAGTTTTGGTTTAAATTCTAGGGTTTTCGATAGTCACCCATGGGTGAACGCAAAGTGGAGGATATGTCGTTGTCAGCTCTCTTCGAACAAGCTCGTAAGATCCATCTTACGGTCACGGAGTCCGGTGCTGATCAGGTACAACCTCTTCTTATGCTTGATTCATTGTTCTTTCGACGCCGATCTGATGAATATCAATTCCATGGGTTCCGCAGGATCTGGTAAAGAAAGGATGCGAGGTGCTGGAGAAGTGCGAGGACATGATAAGCAAGCTAGGGCTTTTCTCATCCAATGAGACCAAAGATGATATCAGCACCAACAATCTCAAGTACCTTCTGGTAATCATCTATGTTTTCATTTCGTTTTTCCTTATATAACTTATACTTAGTAACTTAGTATCTCAATTAagctttctttgaaattttgattCTTAGTTCTGTAATTACTTATTCTCTCTCTCCTTAAATAACTTGGGAGTTATTCATTCTTCATTTTTAGAATAATTTGACAAAGTAGTAATGGCTGTAATTTAAGTAGTATCTCAAGTTCTAACTGTTGTTTTACCCTTCAGGTACCGTTTTATCTGGCAGAGCTGACGGAAAAGCTTGCGCAGGAGGAAAGGATTCAGATTCTCAAGATTTCGCAAGCTAAATTGAAGGTAAAGTTTGGTTCTCAACGTGAATTCAAAGTGTGGTTGAATGCTCATTTTGAAAGTTTTGCCTTAAAGATAATATTTAACGAATGTTgctcttgtaattatttttttattctgttaaaagttttaatttatctTTTGTTCTCTTTTATGTCAACTGGAATTTAATGAACTTATCGTGTCTTCTAGGAATTCATTTCATTTTGTGAAGCAATGGAACTTGTACCACAGGAAGAGTTGGAAGCTTCTGTGCAAGGAGCTTCAAATTCTTTTGCTGACCGAAGAGCTTTGAAGgtagtaatatttatttttgcaaACAACATGAAAATTTGTCATTGTTTTATTCATTCCAGATAGTTGAGTTGAATGAGTTGCTTTTGTGCCTGTTTACAGATTGCTCGTTTTAGACGCCAAAGGGCTGCAGAGGCAAAACTTACAGAAATAAAGGAGCGGAAGGAGCGGCGTGGACGTTCAACAAAAGCAGCTACCTTATCCACTCCTGTGGAGGTTGGAGAGGATGATCTGCTTGATGATGATGGGGAGGAGGAACGAGAGGTTAGTTTTCTGCTAGAAATACCTTCTAAATGAATTTAGATGTGGTGTTACTGTTAAGACTTCCCTACTAGACGTCAAGCTTGATATTATCTTGTGAAAATCTGTGAATACATGGAACTTGTGGAAGGTTTGCATGTATTGGTGACAAGGAATCTCTTGGCAactattttactaattttttaaaaataaaaatcgtaTGTAGCAAAGCATTAGTTAAGGCTATTTTCTAAGGTTACTTTTGaactgttttttctttttttttttttacttcttgtGCTTTTGCTCATAAATCAGGCACTGAAGGTTTAATTAGGGCCCTTAATTGATAAGGCTTCCCCTgaattgttttatatttatttcctGTGTTTGTAGTTTTATCATAAGCAAGTTCTCAATAGAGTTGTGATTCTGTTCTGAGTGATTGGAATCTAGTAGTTTTAAATGTTCTTGTGAGGTTATACTCACTAAGTTAGAATTGGGCTTTTTTCTAACTTGACTTTTACTTTTTTATGATGCTATAACTGTCCCCCCCCCACCCGCCCCGAAATCTGATGTAAATATGATATTTACCTACTGGATATTACTAGGACCTCCCGCATTACCCTTTGCAACTACGCATACAAAGGAAATATTGGCTCCATCTTTTTTAcctaaaattatgattatgtgctTTTTACCTCATGAAGTCTGCTGCTGATACTgtaaatttggttattttgttgTCAGAATAAATGTATTATGCTTTGAAACTGAAATGATACACCTAATGCTTATTATTGAAGATATTAGCTGTTCTTATTGATTTGGCACAACTATATGGTATCCCTAAAAGAATGGCAAATTCCTTGTGCAGGCTTGGCTTACTACTATCTCATTGGCTATTTGTAAGGTTAGTCTTACATACATTTCAATAAAATCTGCCATGTAAAAGCTTAATTTTTTCCCTCATCATAGCAATAACTTTGTAACCACTTTATGCATGATACTGCAATTGTAGGCTTTTGATCTGCTTGAAATGCTGAAGAAGGAAGAGGAAATGCTTTCTGCAATAAAGGAGAAACAGCTCAAGGTATTAATCTGCTTAAATGATCTATAGCTTTAACTGTTGTATTCAGTACTTGTGCTTATTTTTCCTAAAAAAGGTAGTTGTCTGCCTTCTGAATTTTTTAGCAATGAGTTAGCTGAAATTTTCTACTAGAAGATTTAAAGCTTTGAGTAAAGCACAGCTTGTGGATTCACACTTTACACTCACTTAGGAGATGTAGATCATTACttttaagataaattttttatGATGTTAAGCCTCGGAAGGGGACATCTAAATGTCCGGTGCCAAGATTGACACCGTTAAGCCCCATTAAGGAATTGGTTACTTATTTTTTCTGATAAATAGAAGAAACATTTTCCCCTGTTAGAGGCATCTTAGCCCTTAAGTTCATTCTCTAGGCATGCCACTTGGCCAACTGGCCTTTGACGTTGGAGCAAAGTGGAAATTCTTCTACAAATTTTCGGAAATATTTAACTAAATCGCTGAAGCAGAACATTGTTGTTTAAAGGATAAACGTTACTCGATTTACTGTAATCTTATCATTGCGTTGCTGCCCAACCATAACTTGTTACAATCTGCCATTAATTGGTGACAATGCTCAATTTCTTGTGCATTACTCTGGCCAGTGCAGTAATGTCCAGCTTTCCGGTAGCTTGTGATGGAaaagattaatatttttttttcttttttttgagttTCAGAAATTAAATGGCTGTCTGAAGGAATCATAAAATTGCTTCTTtatatttctactcaatttttgaCAGTATTTctgatgaaccattttcatattATGGATTGATGGTTATTTCTCTTGTATTTCAGGATGGGGAAAAGGAATTTTCTCAGGCTATCCTTGATGATCGCACCAAGAAAGCAGAGGCATGGCATCGTGATGCTGCAGCTCGTGCACGGTATACTCAACCTGCGGCACCTATTACTTGTGCTACATTTGCTCAAGATGTTATTGAAGGAAGGGCAAATGTATCGCAAGCACATGACCACAAACACCAGCCAATGATCTTTGGACCACAAAGCCTTATAGGTGGGAGCCTAACAAGTGAAAGGGAAAGGATGGCAGCACAGGTTTTCCAACCTGCTTATCGGTAAATCCCTGTCCTGAAATACTACTACTATTTACTTTCTGTTTTATTGTCGGGGATGAAGGACAGATTTGGGCAT from Gossypium hirsutum isolate 1008001.06 chromosome D04, Gossypium_hirsutum_v2.1, whole genome shotgun sequence encodes:
- the LOC107938083 gene encoding PP2A regulatory subunit TAP46 gives rise to the protein MGERKVEDMSLSALFEQARKIHLTVTESGADQDLVKKGCEVLEKCEDMISKLGLFSSNETKDDISTNNLKYLLVPFYLAELTEKLAQEERIQILKISQAKLKEFISFCEAMELVPQEELEASVQGASNSFADRRALKIARFRRQRAAEAKLTEIKERKERRGRSTKAATLSTPVEVGEDDLLDDDGEEEREAWLTTISLAICKAFDLLEMLKKEEEMLSAIKEKQLKDGEKEFSQAILDDRTKKAEAWHRDAAARARYTQPAAPITCATFAQDVIEGRANVSQAHDHKHQPMIFGPQSLIGGSLTSERERMAAQVFQPAYRMPTISIEEAGLREMEMMNKWQERNAKMFEEANSAWYKDKPKMGPSEDDEDDDAAQEKARAWDDWKDDNPRGAGNKKLTPCG